The Pleurodeles waltl isolate 20211129_DDA chromosome 7, aPleWal1.hap1.20221129, whole genome shotgun sequence genome includes a region encoding these proteins:
- the LOC138303923 gene encoding WAP four-disulfide core domain protein 5-like: MKPHTTTILLPVLLVLFLGVAAISCQEKPGSCPFNPLRCAIREPHKCKSDADCDGKMKCCDHQCERQCVPPEPEKPGSCPFNPLRCAIREPHKCKSDADCDGKMKCCDHQCERQCVPPEPGSV, encoded by the exons ATGAAGCCTCAtaccaccaccatcctcctccctgTTCTGCTGGTTCTCTTCTTGGGGGTGGCTGCCATCTCCTGTCAAG AGAAACCTGGTTCCTGCCCATTCAACCCACTGAGGTGCGCGATTAGGGAGCCGCACAAGTGCAAGAGCGACGCTGACTGCGATGGGAAAATGAAGTGCTGTGATCACCAGTGCGAAAGGCAGTGCGTCCCGCCTGAACCAG AGAAACCTGGTTCCTGCCCATTCAACCCACTGAGGTGCGCGATTAGGGAGCCGCACAAGTGCAAGAGCGACGCTGACTGCGATGGGAAAATGAAGTGCTGTGATCACCAGTGCGAAAGGCAGTGCGTCCCGCCTGAACCAG gttctgtGTAA